The following proteins come from a genomic window of Myroides odoratus DSM 2801:
- a CDS encoding replication-associated recombination protein A, with protein sequence MDAPLAERVRPQTLADYVSQAHLVGEQGILTKQLQTGFIPSLLFWGPPGTGKTTLAEIMAKESQRPFYVLSAINSGVKDVREVIEKAKSNHGLFTARNPILFIDEIHRFSKSQQDSLLAAVERGWITLIGATTENPSFEVIPALLSRCQVYTLHAFTKEDLRALLDRAIEKDSFLRSKRITLQETEALFRVSGGDGRKLLNTFELIVNATTGDDVVLTNDYVMQIVQKNTVLYDKTGEQHYDIVSAFIKSIRGSDPNGAVYWLARMIEGGEDVKFIARRLVIAASEDIGNANPTALIMATNTFQAVSVIGYPESRILLSQCAIYLATSPKSNSTYMAIGKAQQLVKQTGDLSVPIHLRNAPTKLMKELGYGEDYKYSHDYPNNFVNQEFLPTELSGTVLYEPGQNSRENGTRDFLKNRWQFKYNY encoded by the coding sequence ATGGATGCACCATTAGCAGAAAGAGTACGACCACAAACCTTGGCTGACTATGTTAGTCAGGCACATTTAGTGGGTGAACAAGGCATATTAACGAAGCAATTACAAACTGGCTTTATTCCTTCTTTGCTATTTTGGGGGCCTCCAGGTACAGGAAAGACAACGTTAGCTGAAATTATGGCTAAAGAGAGTCAGCGTCCTTTTTATGTTTTGAGTGCAATCAATTCTGGTGTTAAAGATGTGCGAGAAGTTATTGAAAAGGCCAAGTCTAATCACGGCTTATTTACGGCTCGCAATCCCATCTTGTTTATAGATGAGATTCACCGCTTCAGCAAATCACAACAAGATTCTCTTTTAGCTGCGGTTGAACGCGGTTGGATTACCCTTATTGGAGCAACCACAGAAAACCCTAGTTTTGAAGTCATCCCTGCTTTGCTTTCTAGATGTCAGGTTTACACCCTACATGCCTTTACAAAAGAGGACTTACGCGCTTTATTGGATCGTGCGATTGAAAAAGATTCATTCTTGCGATCGAAACGCATCACCTTACAAGAGACCGAAGCGCTCTTTCGCGTATCGGGTGGAGATGGGCGAAAGTTATTAAACACCTTTGAACTGATTGTGAATGCCACAACAGGAGACGATGTAGTATTGACGAATGACTATGTCATGCAGATTGTTCAGAAAAACACGGTGCTTTATGACAAGACGGGAGAACAACACTACGATATTGTATCGGCTTTTATCAAGTCTATTCGCGGGAGCGATCCCAACGGGGCTGTCTATTGGTTAGCTCGTATGATTGAAGGCGGGGAAGATGTAAAATTTATTGCTCGTCGTTTGGTTATTGCTGCCTCTGAAGATATTGGCAATGCGAACCCAACGGCTTTAATTATGGCGACAAATACCTTTCAGGCTGTGTCTGTGATTGGGTATCCAGAAAGTAGAATCTTATTGAGTCAATGTGCCATTTATTTAGCGACTTCACCCAAAAGCAATTCTACCTATATGGCTATTGGTAAAGCACAACAACTCGTAAAACAAACGGGGGATTTATCTGTTCCCATTCACTTGCGCAATGCGCCTACCAAATTAATGAAGGAATTAGGGTATGGGGAAGACTACAAGTACTCCCATGATTATCCCAACAATTTTGTCAATCAGGAGTTCCTACCAACAGAATTAAGCGGGACTGTTTTATATGAACCTGGACAGAACAGCAGAGAAAACGGAACACGTGATTTCTTAAAAAACAGATGGCAATTCAAATACAACTACTAA
- a CDS encoding YjjG family noncanonical pyrimidine nucleotidase — protein MYLKKFEHKTDIFFDLDHTLWDFEKNSALAFEQVLHEMKLPFTIEQFLNYYVSINAEYWDRYSLNQISQAELRIGRIRDTFNSLDYTTSVDRMLEVGDRYLSYLPDYNHLFDGAIEILEYLQEKYKLHIITNGFDQVQARKIKNSGMEGYFQTITNSELAGVKKPDAKIFTYALQLAKAQVQDTVMIGDNLLADIEGAQNIGMDVIYYNEHYKTVPTTLPQVNTLLDIKSLL, from the coding sequence ATGTATTTAAAAAAGTTTGAACATAAAACCGATATATTTTTTGACCTGGATCATACGCTATGGGATTTTGAGAAAAATTCAGCTTTAGCTTTTGAACAAGTGTTACACGAAATGAAATTGCCTTTTACCATTGAGCAATTCTTGAATTACTATGTAAGTATCAATGCAGAATATTGGGACCGCTATAGCTTGAATCAAATTTCACAAGCTGAGCTTCGCATAGGAAGAATTCGCGATACCTTCAATTCCTTAGATTATACAACATCTGTAGATCGTATGTTGGAAGTAGGGGATCGATACCTTTCTTACCTGCCAGATTACAACCATTTATTTGATGGGGCAATCGAAATCCTAGAATACTTGCAAGAAAAGTATAAGTTGCATATCATCACCAATGGATTTGACCAAGTACAAGCGAGAAAAATAAAAAATTCAGGAATGGAAGGGTACTTTCAAACCATCACCAATTCCGAGTTAGCAGGGGTGAAAAAACCAGATGCTAAAATCTTTACTTATGCCTTGCAATTGGCAAAAGCTCAGGTACAGGATACGGTTATGATTGGAGATAATCTTTTAGCAGATATCGAAGGAGCGCAAAATATAGGTATGGATGTGATTTATTACAATGAACACTATAAAACAGTTCCGACAACATTGCCTCAAGTCAATACCTTATTAGATATAAAAAGCCTGCTATAA
- a CDS encoding JAB domain-containing protein, producing the protein MFETRKPINAWAEDDRPREKLMLKGKSALSDAELLAILIGSGNKEESAIDLSRRILKDNESSLAELARQSVLNLQRFKGIGEAKAIAIVAALELGQRRRIADKVSRNKIGSSQDVFELMQPKIGELTHEEFWVIFLNNANQVRGVVANHTEPFIKHQLIDTVNISKGGMTGTVVDLRILFKLALEKQATAVILVHNHPSGKLLPSEADIQITKKIKEAGNIMDIAILDHLIITECDYYSFADHGRF; encoded by the coding sequence ATGTTTGAAACTAGAAAGCCAATAAACGCTTGGGCGGAAGACGATCGCCCTAGAGAAAAACTCATGCTCAAAGGAAAAAGCGCTTTGAGTGATGCTGAACTACTTGCTATTTTAATTGGTTCAGGAAATAAAGAGGAATCCGCAATTGACCTCAGTCGTCGAATTTTAAAAGACAATGAATCCAGTCTGGCAGAACTGGCAAGACAATCCGTCTTAAACTTGCAGCGCTTTAAAGGAATCGGAGAAGCCAAAGCAATTGCTATTGTAGCCGCATTAGAACTAGGGCAACGTCGACGAATCGCAGATAAAGTGAGTAGAAATAAAATAGGCTCCAGTCAAGATGTATTTGAATTGATGCAACCTAAAATAGGAGAACTGACGCATGAAGAATTTTGGGTTATCTTTTTGAATAATGCCAATCAAGTCCGTGGGGTAGTGGCCAATCATACTGAACCTTTCATCAAACACCAGCTCATCGATACAGTCAATATTAGCAAAGGGGGGATGACAGGAACGGTGGTTGACTTGAGAATTTTATTTAAACTGGCATTGGAAAAACAAGCTACGGCCGTAATTCTGGTACACAACCATCCTTCAGGTAAACTTTTACCCAGTGAAGCGGATATTCAGATTACTAAAAAAATTAAAGAAGCTGGGAACATCATGGACATTGCCATTTTAGATCATCTCATCATTACAGAGTGCGATTATTATAGTTTTGCCGATCATGGACGATTCTAA
- a CDS encoding WG repeat-containing protein, with protein MKYTLCFVFLSLSFLTPTLRAQVKVESQLKNGFALVSQEGKYGIINDKGVEVTPMEYDDIAAFKDYGEEGSFFQHEGFYIVRKSEKYGVVNDQGEVVIPVNYDAVSADLMSKEDLFIVSDKGKYGIINGSNKRIIPLVYDHVRVSNDFFIAKKDGKYGILKKGNKVVLPFVYDDVSTRGTNFIVVNNGKKGVVNQKNKIVIPIIYDEVRNFHEAFIVTKEKKQGILNAKGKVNIPLEYDWINTQQSGGGKIITHLKGKKGMIDYRGKVILPAIYDVIADDFNAGYLIVSLNKKFGIMTAEGELITPFAYNFIQNRFARGYAIVDSWDRENGKKRFGVVNLKGELTVPVEYSVIEDVYKQNLVQVWGNGRNGVIDPTTGQIIVPVEFINIDESKINLTGKMVVVKNKEGSDFFEMKANYYDQYNSSYAYGIGKPPFRKRELVYGVIDRHGNTTIPLSYQKINFYDRSWLNNRGAHFEVYTDEDKMGLLDIEGKVILPPIYDAATVFFDDDDNIRHIVVVKEGYTGICNEKGDVILPVNYDKIVPLDKNSFAVQKNNTIGIIDPVGNFLQSLRYTSIEQMSYGEGLYKCVLEGKKGALSIVALDTLTVKNVIPNQFDKIEELSYLDGRVQCVKVEKDGCFGVYSREGAIILPVAYDQIEIQDGQTIWGEKQGKYGIVKTNGEVLLPLQSNANLKYDWELRKWVLLEGDTWRTIEEQ; from the coding sequence ATGAAATATACACTGTGTTTTGTATTTCTTAGCCTATCCTTTTTGACACCAACACTAAGGGCTCAAGTAAAAGTTGAATCTCAGCTTAAAAATGGCTTTGCTCTAGTTTCTCAAGAAGGGAAGTATGGAATCATAAATGACAAAGGAGTAGAGGTGACTCCAATGGAATACGACGACATTGCTGCTTTTAAGGATTATGGAGAAGAGGGGAGCTTCTTTCAACATGAAGGCTTTTACATTGTGCGTAAGTCCGAAAAGTATGGGGTTGTAAATGACCAAGGTGAAGTGGTGATTCCTGTAAATTACGATGCTGTTTCTGCTGATTTAATGTCGAAGGAGGACCTTTTTATTGTAAGTGATAAAGGGAAATATGGGATAATAAATGGAAGTAATAAACGGATTATTCCCTTAGTATATGATCATGTGCGAGTCTCTAATGATTTTTTTATCGCAAAGAAAGACGGAAAATACGGTATCCTTAAAAAAGGAAATAAAGTAGTTTTACCTTTTGTATATGATGATGTCTCTACAAGGGGCACTAATTTCATCGTAGTCAATAACGGTAAAAAAGGCGTCGTCAATCAAAAGAATAAAATAGTCATACCGATTATTTATGATGAGGTTCGCAACTTTCATGAAGCTTTTATTGTCACTAAGGAGAAAAAGCAAGGCATATTGAATGCTAAAGGAAAAGTAAACATACCCTTGGAGTATGATTGGATTAATACGCAGCAATCAGGAGGTGGAAAAATTATAACCCATCTCAAGGGCAAAAAGGGAATGATCGATTATAGAGGGAAAGTGATCTTACCTGCTATATACGATGTAATTGCGGATGACTTCAACGCAGGATATCTGATTGTGAGTTTAAATAAAAAATTTGGAATTATGACAGCAGAGGGGGAGCTCATTACCCCGTTTGCATATAATTTCATTCAAAATAGATTTGCTAGGGGCTATGCTATTGTAGATTCATGGGATAGAGAAAATGGGAAAAAGCGTTTTGGAGTTGTAAACCTGAAAGGTGAATTGACTGTGCCCGTAGAATATAGTGTTATTGAGGATGTATATAAACAAAACTTAGTGCAAGTATGGGGAAATGGAAGAAATGGGGTGATTGATCCTACAACGGGGCAAATTATAGTGCCGGTTGAATTTATCAATATTGACGAGAGTAAGATTAATTTAACAGGAAAAATGGTTGTGGTTAAGAACAAAGAAGGATCTGATTTTTTTGAGATGAAGGCGAATTACTACGATCAATATAATAGTTCTTATGCCTATGGAATTGGTAAACCACCGTTTCGCAAAAGAGAATTGGTATATGGAGTCATAGACAGACATGGAAATACAACCATTCCTTTATCTTATCAAAAGATCAATTTTTATGATCGCTCTTGGTTGAACAATAGAGGCGCTCATTTTGAAGTTTATACCGATGAAGATAAAATGGGGCTTTTGGATATTGAGGGAAAGGTTATCCTACCCCCAATCTATGATGCAGCAACGGTTTTCTTTGACGATGATGATAATATACGGCATATTGTCGTAGTAAAAGAGGGATATACGGGGATTTGTAACGAAAAGGGAGACGTTATTCTTCCTGTAAATTATGATAAAATAGTACCGCTAGACAAGAATAGTTTTGCCGTGCAAAAAAACAATACAATAGGTATTATAGACCCAGTTGGAAACTTTCTTCAATCTTTGCGTTATACGAGCATTGAGCAAATGAGTTATGGGGAAGGTCTCTATAAATGTGTGTTAGAAGGCAAAAAAGGAGCCTTATCAATAGTTGCACTTGATACCCTGACAGTAAAAAATGTTATTCCGAATCAATTTGATAAAATAGAAGAGCTTTCATATCTTGATGGACGAGTTCAATGTGTAAAGGTAGAAAAAGACGGATGTTTCGGTGTATATAGTCGAGAGGGAGCAATCATTCTTCCTGTAGCGTATGATCAGATAGAAATACAAGATGGGCAAACAATATGGGGGGAAAAGCAAGGGAAATACGGAATAGTAAAAACCAATGGCGAAGTATTGCTGCCCTTGCAGTCTAACGCTAATCTGAAGTATGATTGGGAGCTGAGAAAATGGGTCCTCTTAGAGGGGGATACGTGGCGTACAATCGAAGAACAGTAA
- a CDS encoding UDP-N-acetylmuramate--L-alanine ligase produces the protein MRIHFIAIGGSAMHNLALALHAKGDVVTGSDDAIFEPSKTRLAKQGLLPEQEGWYTEKITADIDAVILGMHAKEDNPELIKAKELGLKIYSYPEFIYEHAKNKTRVVIGGSHGKTTITSMVLHVLNYHGVEVDYLVGAQLEGFDRMVNLTDENDFMLIEGDEYLSSPIDRRPKFHLYEPNIALLSGIAWDHINVFPTFENYVDQFRIFIDKITNGGILIYNEEDVIVKQIAEESTNPIRKIPYTTLENEIVDGVAYLVTSEGPMPLEVFGQHNINNISGAKWVCQNMGIDEDDFFDAITSFKGASKRLEKLYDEGTTVVYKDFAHSPSKVKATMKAVREQYPNKQLVACLELHTYSSLNADFLSEYKGSLEAADQAVVFYSLDALKIKRMPEITAEQMKTAFELPALTTYTNADDFKTYIKALDLKDSVLLFMSSGDYGGLDLNEFVQTI, from the coding sequence ATGCGCATACATTTTATTGCAATCGGAGGAAGTGCCATGCACAATTTAGCTTTAGCCTTACATGCAAAAGGCGATGTTGTTACTGGAAGTGATGATGCTATTTTTGAACCTTCTAAAACACGATTGGCAAAACAAGGCTTGTTGCCAGAACAAGAAGGATGGTATACAGAGAAAATTACAGCTGATATTGATGCTGTAATCTTGGGTATGCATGCAAAAGAAGATAATCCAGAGTTGATTAAAGCAAAAGAATTAGGGCTCAAAATATATTCGTACCCCGAGTTTATTTATGAGCATGCAAAAAACAAAACACGTGTAGTTATTGGTGGATCTCATGGTAAAACAACCATTACTTCTATGGTGTTACATGTCTTGAATTACCACGGTGTTGAGGTAGACTATTTGGTAGGTGCACAACTAGAAGGATTTGATCGTATGGTCAATCTAACAGATGAGAATGATTTTATGCTGATAGAAGGGGATGAATACTTATCCTCTCCTATTGATAGACGACCAAAGTTTCACCTATATGAACCCAATATAGCTTTGCTTAGTGGGATCGCCTGGGATCATATTAATGTGTTTCCAACATTCGAGAATTACGTAGATCAATTCCGTATTTTTATTGATAAAATTACCAATGGGGGTATTTTAATCTACAACGAAGAGGACGTTATAGTAAAGCAAATTGCAGAAGAAAGCACAAATCCTATTCGCAAGATTCCTTATACAACATTGGAAAATGAAATTGTAGATGGAGTCGCTTATCTAGTTACTTCAGAAGGACCAATGCCATTAGAAGTATTTGGGCAGCACAATATAAATAATATTAGTGGAGCTAAATGGGTATGCCAAAACATGGGAATTGACGAGGATGATTTCTTCGATGCAATTACAAGTTTTAAAGGAGCTTCTAAACGCTTAGAAAAATTGTATGATGAAGGAACTACAGTAGTGTATAAAGACTTTGCACATTCACCAAGTAAAGTAAAAGCAACAATGAAAGCGGTTCGCGAACAATACCCCAACAAACAGTTAGTGGCTTGTTTAGAATTGCATACCTATAGCAGTTTAAATGCTGACTTCTTATCAGAGTATAAAGGAAGTTTAGAGGCAGCTGATCAGGCAGTGGTGTTTTATTCTTTGGATGCATTAAAGATCAAGCGCATGCCTGAAATTACAGCCGAGCAAATGAAAACTGCTTTTGAATTGCCCGCTTTGACAACGTATACCAATGCAGATGATTTTAAAACCTACATCAAAGCGCTAGATTTAAAAGATAGTGTATTGCTATTTATGAGTTCCGGAGATTATGGTGGACTTGATTTGAATGAATTTGTACAAACAATATAA
- a CDS encoding DUF4190 domain-containing protein, with amino-acid sequence MDNYIPPPLPPQKSGNNTQVLGIISLVSGIIALPASFIPCFGMIAIIVSIAAIVLGILAISSAKKHSESKGLGVAGLVLGAISFTIILLWGLLFASVTTAAIKNIDEVQKELDSMNNQDYEYYEEDESDSLQNQEDSLYIEEQVAE; translated from the coding sequence ATGGACAATTACATTCCGCCACCATTACCACCACAGAAAAGTGGTAATAACACACAAGTTTTAGGTATTATATCACTTGTTTCAGGTATTATTGCTTTACCTGCTTCTTTCATCCCTTGCTTTGGAATGATTGCAATTATTGTTTCAATTGCAGCTATTGTATTGGGAATCTTGGCTATTTCTAGCGCAAAGAAACACAGCGAATCTAAAGGTTTAGGAGTTGCTGGTCTAGTTCTTGGAGCGATTAGCTTCACTATCATTTTACTTTGGGGACTTCTATTTGCATCTGTAACAACAGCAGCAATCAAAAACATTGATGAAGTTCAGAAAGAGTTAGATAGTATGAATAATCAAGATTACGAATACTACGAAGAAGATGAGTCAGATTCACTTCAAAATCAAGAAGACAGTTTATACATAGAAGAACAAGTAGCAGAATAA
- a CDS encoding S46 family peptidase gives MKKIVLLLTAFLLVAPIKLKADEGMWFLMFIERLNQRDMEKMGLQLTAEEIYSINNHSLKDAIVQFDGGCTAEIISNQGLVLTNHHCGYDKIASLSTPEDDILTNGFWAKDKASERPAKGLSVRFFVRMDDVTKRIISQVNNNMTEEEREKVINQEIAKIQKENDGGGKYTVSVKSFFQGNEYYYFVYEDYNDVRLVGTPPNSIGKFGGDTDNWEWPRHTGDFSMFRVYTDKNGNPAEYDAANVPMKPKHALPVSIAGIKEGDFSMILGYPGRTNRWMPAQGVEQNIKFAYPAWVEGSKLGMDVMKKHMANDDAVRLNYASKYAGVANYWKNRQGMIDALNQHQTVATKTTAEKEFQHWADKKDNKAEFGNVISDINAFYNATNTKARHDNYLMTLLRTSGLAAAPYRLSGGMEAYAAGDDKKRKEMHDEFVAYVNDIYDGQSEALEKEMLAKQLELYATKSEGYAIAPYVAQIQKEYNGDFAKFVDKAFEESVFANKERVLAFIAKPTSATISRDPLLKLSVSIMEQYRAKSDELAKLEDKYQKAYRLFVDGVRRSNPTGKYYPDANSTLRLTYGTVKGLPRGEKVNDAKENWYTTLKGTVAKHIPGDEEFDVPQKLMDLYKAGDYGMYADKEGHLPVNFLTNHDITGGNSGSPVLNGKGELIGLAFDGNIEAMAGDVIYDPELQRTINVDIRYVLFIIDKFADAKHIIEEMNIVKK, from the coding sequence ATGAAAAAAATCGTTTTATTACTGACCGCATTTTTACTTGTTGCGCCTATCAAATTGAAGGCCGATGAGGGAATGTGGTTTTTAATGTTCATCGAGCGTTTGAATCAACGCGATATGGAAAAAATGGGATTACAGCTTACGGCTGAAGAAATTTACAGTATTAATAACCACTCATTAAAGGATGCAATTGTGCAATTTGATGGAGGATGTACTGCAGAAATAATCTCAAATCAAGGATTGGTTTTGACAAACCACCACTGTGGATATGATAAGATTGCAAGCTTATCTACACCAGAGGATGATATTTTAACTAACGGGTTTTGGGCAAAAGATAAAGCATCAGAAAGACCAGCAAAAGGTTTATCTGTTCGTTTCTTCGTTCGTATGGATGACGTGACTAAACGCATCATCTCGCAGGTTAATAATAACATGACGGAAGAGGAAAGAGAAAAAGTAATCAACCAAGAGATTGCTAAAATTCAAAAAGAAAATGATGGCGGTGGAAAATATACCGTATCAGTAAAATCTTTCTTCCAAGGAAATGAATACTACTATTTCGTATATGAAGATTACAATGATGTTCGTTTAGTAGGTACACCTCCTAATAGCATTGGAAAATTTGGTGGAGATACTGACAACTGGGAGTGGCCACGTCATACAGGAGATTTCTCTATGTTCCGTGTTTACACAGATAAAAATGGTAATCCAGCAGAATATGATGCTGCAAACGTTCCAATGAAACCGAAACATGCTTTACCCGTTTCTATCGCTGGAATTAAAGAAGGTGACTTCTCTATGATCTTAGGATACCCTGGAAGAACAAACCGTTGGATGCCTGCACAAGGAGTAGAGCAAAATATTAAATTCGCATACCCAGCTTGGGTAGAGGGATCTAAATTAGGAATGGATGTGATGAAAAAACACATGGCTAATGATGATGCAGTGCGTTTAAATTATGCTTCTAAATATGCAGGTGTAGCGAACTACTGGAAAAACAGACAAGGGATGATTGATGCTTTAAATCAACACCAAACAGTAGCGACGAAAACAACAGCAGAAAAAGAATTCCAACATTGGGCAGATAAGAAAGATAATAAAGCAGAATTCGGAAACGTAATTAGCGATATCAACGCTTTCTATAATGCAACTAACACAAAAGCTCGTCATGATAATTATTTGATGACTTTATTGCGTACTTCAGGATTAGCTGCTGCTCCTTACCGTTTATCTGGTGGAATGGAAGCTTATGCTGCTGGTGATGATAAGAAAAGAAAAGAAATGCACGATGAGTTCGTAGCTTATGTAAATGATATCTATGACGGACAAAGTGAAGCATTAGAAAAAGAAATGTTGGCAAAACAATTAGAATTGTATGCTACAAAATCTGAAGGATATGCAATCGCTCCTTATGTAGCGCAAATTCAAAAAGAGTACAACGGTGACTTCGCTAAATTTGTGGATAAAGCATTTGAAGAAAGTGTTTTTGCAAACAAAGAAAGAGTATTAGCTTTCATCGCTAAACCAACAAGTGCAACAATTAGTAGAGATCCATTATTGAAATTATCGGTTTCTATTATGGAGCAATACCGTGCGAAAAGTGACGAATTGGCTAAACTAGAAGATAAGTATCAAAAAGCATATCGTCTGTTTGTTGATGGTGTAAGACGTAGTAACCCAACAGGAAAATACTACCCAGATGCTAACTCAACATTGCGTTTAACTTACGGAACAGTAAAAGGATTGCCAAGAGGTGAAAAAGTTAATGATGCAAAAGAAAACTGGTATACAACATTAAAAGGTACGGTTGCTAAACATATACCAGGAGATGAAGAGTTTGATGTACCACAGAAATTAATGGATTTGTACAAAGCTGGTGATTACGGTATGTATGCAGATAAAGAAGGGCACTTACCAGTAAACTTCCTTACAAACCACGATATTACAGGAGGTAACTCTGGTTCACCTGTATTAAACGGAAAGGGAGAGTTAATTGGATTGGCTTTTGACGGAAACATCGAAGCAATGGCAGGAGACGTAATTTACGACCCAGAATTGCAACGTACCATCAACGTTGATATTCGTTATGTGTTGTTTATTATTGACAAGTTTGCTGATGCAAAACACATCATCGAAGAGATGAATATTGTGAAAAAATAA
- the mnhG gene encoding monovalent cation/H(+) antiporter subunit G, with product MTDLLIMILSTLGAIFILIASIGIFRMPDFYTRLSITIKAATLGIGCILGAAAIHFSEFSITTKVFAIVFFLFITSPVAAFLIARTAYMTGIKLWNKTVIDELKDKYGFDESCEIEEKNTNLNPNTNKNDEEKD from the coding sequence ATGACTGATTTACTGATCATGATATTGAGCACACTAGGAGCAATTTTTATTTTAATTGCTTCTATCGGTATTTTTAGAATGCCCGATTTTTATACAAGACTTTCCATTACAATCAAAGCGGCAACATTGGGAATCGGATGTATTCTCGGAGCTGCAGCAATTCACTTTTCAGAGTTCTCTATTACAACCAAAGTGTTTGCGATTGTCTTCTTTTTGTTCATTACCTCGCCAGTGGCTGCATTTTTAATCGCAAGAACCGCGTATATGACAGGAATTAAACTGTGGAACAAGACTGTAATAGATGAATTAAAAGACAAATATGGTTTTGATGAATCTTGTGAAATAGAGGAGAAAAACACCAATTTGAATCCAAATACCAATAAAAATGATGAAGAGAAGGATTAA
- a CDS encoding cation:proton antiporter, which translates to MRVETYLIYVVMPIICLSLILIFIRFLKGPTVADRVVAIDLLITVGVGFIGLFSLIANNPIFLDVAVIMALIAFLSTVAFSFYLDKRDRDD; encoded by the coding sequence ATGAGAGTAGAGACCTATTTAATCTATGTGGTAATGCCTATCATCTGTTTGTCCTTAATCTTAATTTTTATTCGATTTTTAAAAGGACCAACAGTGGCGGATCGCGTCGTGGCTATTGATTTACTTATTACCGTAGGAGTTGGATTTATTGGGCTATTTAGTTTAATTGCCAATAACCCTATTTTCTTAGACGTAGCGGTCATCATGGCGCTAATTGCGTTCTTGAGTACTGTAGCCTTTTCGTTTTACCTAGATAAAAGAGATAGAGATGACTGA
- a CDS encoding Na+/H+ antiporter subunit E, producing the protein MLKYFLLNILLTFVWVALTGQLNYANFFFGGVAGFFILWMLTKTSSNKADKEYFYRVPKIIVFIFYFFVDMLQANLQVAIDVITPNYHTTPGIIKYEIDAETDFEITMLANIIALTPGTMVIDIADDKSHIFIHTMYLKDKDKFIQRMKERTEKKLLAILR; encoded by the coding sequence ATGTTAAAATATTTTTTACTTAATATCTTATTGACCTTTGTTTGGGTTGCGCTAACAGGACAACTAAACTACGCCAACTTCTTCTTTGGAGGGGTAGCTGGTTTCTTTATCCTATGGATGTTAACGAAAACCTCTTCCAATAAAGCCGATAAGGAATACTTTTATCGCGTACCTAAAATTATCGTTTTTATTTTTTACTTCTTTGTGGATATGCTACAAGCAAATTTACAAGTGGCGATTGATGTAATTACACCCAATTACCATACAACGCCAGGAATTATTAAGTACGAAATCGATGCGGAAACAGATTTTGAAATTACCATGTTAGCGAACATTATTGCACTTACACCCGGAACAATGGTAATTGATATTGCAGACGATAAAAGCCATATCTTTATTCATACCATGTACCTAAAGGATAAAGATAAATTCATTCAACGCATGAAAGAAAGAACTGAAAAGAAACTATTAGCTATTTTACGATGA